A single Nostoc sp. PCC 7107 DNA region contains:
- a CDS encoding phosphotransferase enzyme family protein: MATVISQQSLEHIVVTAEQFVIQGKVKSVAAFGSGNINDTFLVTLDSAPLQHFVLQRINTQVFRQPQLIMQNMRIFSDHVYQRLQHTPLNRRWELPRVLSTQDAQDYCIDADGSFWRAISFIQNSQSFDTMPNIGYATEIGYALGMFHNLISDLPPEKFADTLAGFHITPLYLHDYQKVLANTTPQSSPEVNYCLQFVSDRTTFAHILENAKAQGQLPLRLMHGDPKINNVLFDTATQKAVSVIDLDTVKPGLVHYDIGDCLRSGCNPLGEETEHWDSVYFDTDLCQGILQGYLAVAKAFLTENDYAYMYDGIRLIAFELGLRFFTDYLAGNVYFKVKHPEHNLARAIVQFKLTESIEAQASQIRKIIQDMQ; encoded by the coding sequence ATGGCAACAGTTATCAGTCAGCAGAGCTTGGAGCATATAGTTGTTACTGCCGAGCAATTTGTCATTCAGGGTAAGGTTAAGAGTGTGGCTGCGTTTGGCAGTGGTAATATTAATGACACTTTTCTCGTCACCCTTGATTCTGCGCCATTACAGCATTTTGTCTTGCAACGCATCAATACCCAAGTATTTCGCCAGCCGCAACTGATTATGCAGAATATGCGGATTTTTAGCGATCATGTTTATCAGCGGTTGCAACATACACCCCTCAATCGTCGCTGGGAATTACCACGGGTATTGTCAACACAGGATGCTCAAGATTATTGCATTGATGCTGATGGCTCTTTTTGGCGGGCAATTAGTTTTATTCAAAACTCCCAGTCTTTTGATACGATGCCAAATATTGGCTATGCCACAGAAATTGGCTATGCCTTGGGGATGTTTCACAATTTAATTAGTGATTTACCACCAGAAAAATTTGCCGATACCCTTGCAGGTTTCCACATTACACCGCTTTACCTGCATGATTATCAAAAAGTTTTGGCAAACACCACCCCGCAATCATCGCCTGAAGTTAATTATTGCTTGCAGTTTGTCAGCGATCGCACCACTTTTGCACATATCCTGGAAAATGCCAAAGCTCAAGGCCAATTACCATTACGCTTGATGCACGGCGACCCCAAAATTAACAATGTACTGTTTGATACGGCAACTCAAAAGGCTGTCAGTGTAATTGATCTAGATACTGTGAAGCCAGGATTGGTACATTACGACATTGGTGACTGTTTACGTTCTGGTTGCAATCCCCTGGGTGAAGAAACTGAGCATTGGGATAGTGTTTATTTTGATACAGATTTGTGTCAGGGAATTTTACAAGGTTATCTGGCGGTTGCTAAGGCGTTTTTGACGGAGAATGATTATGCCTATATGTACGATGGCATTCGTTTGATTGCTTTTGAATTAGGACTGCGATTTTTTACTGATTACTTAGCCGGAAACGTCTATTTTAAAGTCAAGCACCCAGAACACAATTTAGCAAGGGCGATCGTTCAGTTTAAGCTCACCGAAAGTATCGAAGCTCAAGCCAGCCAAATTCGCAAGATTATTCAGGATATGCAATGA
- a CDS encoding methyl-accepting chemotaxis protein: MATNRSGKTANSKSPTENGAEPIQTNQNPTDIQLQPLLAALKAAKNGDFTVRLAVEDNGLSEIATVFNEWVSLNQNVNNEVARIASEIGTEGNLGSQAVVKGAKGSWQELLNNVNQMSANISEQIKSIREVTLVVAQGNLSQHIEADNAGEFKQLTDNANQMISRLRSSIRQMADVATAVASSAEELTAVSKEMTENAKQTSEQANSASASAEQVNQNSITVVTAVEEMNASIREIAKTVAEGAKVANQAVKTADRTNETIDKLGQSSSEIGKVIKVITSIAQQTNLLALNATIEAARAGDAGRGFAVVANEVKELAKQTANATEDISQRIEAIQSDTQGAMAAISQITDIINQIHDLQSTIASAVEEQTATTNEIARNIAEAAQGTTDIAKSIGIVALNAQTTTIGASNTSAAATELARMAVDLQRVVTQFKY; this comes from the coding sequence ATGGCTACAAATCGGTCTGGGAAAACAGCTAACTCTAAATCTCCCACAGAAAATGGTGCGGAACCAATACAAACCAACCAAAATCCAACAGACATCCAACTACAACCTTTATTAGCAGCATTAAAAGCCGCCAAAAATGGTGATTTCACCGTTCGTCTAGCAGTTGAGGACAATGGTTTAAGTGAAATTGCCACAGTTTTTAACGAATGGGTGAGTTTGAACCAAAATGTCAACAACGAAGTGGCTCGTATCGCTTCGGAGATTGGTACAGAGGGAAATTTAGGTTCTCAAGCCGTAGTCAAAGGTGCTAAAGGTTCTTGGCAAGAATTACTCAACAACGTCAATCAAATGTCTGCAAATATCTCCGAGCAGATTAAAAGTATTCGAGAAGTTACCCTAGTCGTTGCTCAAGGAAATTTATCTCAGCACATCGAAGCCGACAACGCCGGAGAATTTAAACAACTGACTGATAATGCCAATCAGATGATTAGCCGTCTGCGATCTTCTATCAGACAAATGGCAGATGTCGCCACAGCAGTTGCATCTTCCGCCGAAGAACTCACCGCAGTCAGCAAAGAAATGACAGAAAATGCCAAACAAACTTCCGAACAGGCAAATTCCGCCTCAGCTTCAGCCGAACAAGTCAATCAAAATAGCATCACCGTGGTGACAGCAGTCGAAGAAATGAACGCCAGCATTCGAGAAATTGCCAAAACTGTTGCAGAAGGGGCGAAAGTCGCAAATCAGGCAGTTAAAACTGCCGATCGCACCAATGAGACAATAGATAAACTTGGTCAAAGTAGCTCGGAAATTGGCAAAGTCATTAAAGTTATTACATCCATAGCCCAACAAACAAACTTACTCGCACTCAACGCCACCATCGAAGCCGCTAGAGCCGGTGACGCAGGGAGAGGATTTGCCGTCGTCGCCAATGAAGTCAAAGAATTAGCCAAGCAAACAGCCAACGCCACAGAAGATATTAGTCAACGTATTGAAGCGATTCAATCTGATACTCAAGGTGCGATGGCCGCCATCAGCCAAATTACTGACATCATCAACCAAATTCACGACCTACAAAGCACCATCGCCAGCGCTGTCGAAGAGCAAACGGCAACCACAAATGAAATTGCCCGGAATATCGCCGAAGCCGCCCAAGGTACAACAGATATTGCCAAAAGTATCGGCATTGTCGCCCTGAATGCTCAAACTACCACCATTGGAGCCAGTAATACTTCAGCCGCCGCCACTGAATTAGCCCGAATGGCTGTAGATTTGCAAAGGGTTGTCACTCAGTTTAAGTATTGA
- a CDS encoding ATP-binding protein: MSRIEQAQEKFSLLDQIPLGAFVLHSDYTVLFWNCCLEEWTKIPRHNILGSSIDEYFPHLHQPRYTIRLKQIFEGGPPSIFSSQLHKYVIPVALPQDKYRIQHTTVTAVPSLDGDGFYALFSIQDVTDLTFRVQEYKNLRDQALAVAEERQQAKEAAEAANRIKDEFLAIVSHELRSPLHPILGWAKLLRKRNLNEAATDRALETIERNAELQVQLIDDLLDISRILRGKLSLNLENVNLTTTIESALETVQLAAEAKSIQIQLHLDSTIGQVKGDSSRLQQVVWNLLSNAVKFTPDGGQVTVNLKQIDSQVQIQIQDTGKGISPEFLPYVFEYFRQADSSITRRAGGLGLGLAIVRQLVELHGGRVWAESPGEEQGATFTVCLPAQPQNRELVTEETKVPSYPLAMLSLPLEGIKVLVVDDDADTREFLAFFLEQQGAIVTAAQSAQAALESIAQSLPDLLLSDLGMPDVDGYALIRKLRSQPTNQGGKIPAIALTAYAAEATQQLVFAAGFQLHIAKPADPVKLIAAIAGLIQK; encoded by the coding sequence ATGAGCAGAATTGAGCAAGCCCAGGAAAAATTTAGCTTGTTAGACCAAATTCCTTTGGGAGCTTTTGTTCTACATTCAGACTACACCGTTTTATTTTGGAACTGCTGTTTGGAAGAATGGACAAAAATTCCCAGACATAATATTCTAGGAAGCTCGATTGACGAGTATTTTCCTCATCTGCATCAACCCCGCTATACTATCCGGTTAAAGCAAATTTTTGAAGGCGGGCCACCTTCCATCTTTTCTTCACAGTTGCATAAATATGTCATTCCTGTAGCACTACCACAAGATAAATACCGCATTCAACACACAACAGTTACTGCTGTACCGTCATTAGATGGAGATGGATTTTATGCACTGTTTTCCATTCAAGATGTGACAGATTTAACCTTTCGAGTGCAAGAATATAAGAACTTACGGGATCAAGCCTTAGCTGTAGCGGAAGAACGCCAACAAGCTAAAGAAGCCGCCGAAGCTGCAAACCGTATTAAAGATGAATTTTTGGCGATAGTGTCTCATGAACTGCGATCGCCCCTGCATCCGATTTTGGGCTGGGCGAAGCTATTACGGAAACGCAACTTAAACGAAGCCGCCACTGATCGCGCCTTAGAGACAATTGAACGGAATGCAGAGTTACAGGTGCAATTGATTGATGATCTATTAGATATCTCTCGGATTCTGCGCGGTAAGTTATCACTGAATTTAGAAAATGTTAATCTCACTACCACCATTGAATCTGCCTTAGAAACAGTGCAATTGGCAGCAGAAGCGAAATCAATTCAAATTCAACTGCATCTTGATTCTACAATTGGGCAAGTAAAAGGTGATAGTAGCCGTCTACAACAAGTTGTGTGGAATTTGCTATCGAACGCCGTCAAATTTACCCCCGATGGTGGACAGGTGACTGTTAATTTAAAACAGATCGATTCGCAAGTGCAAATCCAGATTCAGGATACAGGTAAAGGTATTAGTCCTGAGTTTTTGCCTTACGTTTTTGAGTATTTTCGTCAAGCAGATAGTAGCATCACCAGGAGAGCAGGCGGATTAGGACTGGGTTTAGCCATTGTTCGCCAGCTAGTCGAGTTACATGGTGGTAGAGTTTGGGCAGAAAGTCCTGGAGAAGAGCAAGGCGCAACATTTACAGTTTGCTTACCAGCCCAGCCACAAAATCGAGAGTTAGTCACGGAAGAAACCAAAGTACCTTCCTATCCATTAGCTATGCTTTCTCTGCCTCTAGAAGGCATCAAGGTATTAGTAGTAGATGATGATGCGGATACACGAGAGTTTCTGGCATTTTTTTTGGAACAACAGGGAGCAATTGTCACCGCCGCACAATCCGCCCAAGCAGCCCTTGAATCCATCGCACAGTCCCTGCCAGATTTACTGTTAAGTGATTTGGGTATGCCAGATGTCGATGGTTATGCTTTAATTCGCAAACTGCGATCGCAACCTACTAATCAAGGTGGCAAAATTCCCGCTATCGCCCTCACAGCTTACGCCGCAGAGGCAACACAACAGCTAGTTTTCGCCGCCGGATTTCAACTGCATATTGCCAAACCCGCTGATCCGGTAAAATTAATTGCTGCCATTGCTGGACTCATTCAAAAATAA
- a CDS encoding carotenoid oxygenase family protein: MSQTLVNPYLDGNFAPVQKEITAENLQVIGELPPELSGMFVRNGPNPQYSPIGEYHWFDGDGMLHGVRISEGKAVYRNRYVQTQKWQAEHDAGKAILTGLLEPPQADHPHISRNAANTALVWHGGQLLAVWEAGAPHTIQMPELKTIGEHTYNGKLKSAFTAHPKVDPITGEMVFFGYSFMPPYLQYGIVSAAGELLSTVPIEIPAPVMMHDFAITENYTIFMDLPVTIRPERMQQGKPMIMFESDRPSRFGILPRHGDNSNIRWFESPACYVFHTLNAYEQGDEVVLIACRMSSTSVLGFSGIDDPDANIPRLHQWRFNLNTGAMSESRLDDHAGEFPRVNENFLGRQTRYGYVNKSAPTPVPLFEGVMKYDFHNGTSQINLFGQGRYGGESVFAPRPQATAEDDGWLMTFVHDETANTSELLVLNAQDITAEPVARVLIPQRVPYGFHAAWVTEKQLQGF; the protein is encoded by the coding sequence ATGAGCCAAACATTGGTGAATCCATATCTTGATGGCAACTTTGCACCCGTTCAAAAAGAAATTACAGCAGAAAACCTGCAAGTAATTGGTGAACTACCGCCTGAACTCTCAGGGATGTTTGTCCGCAATGGCCCTAACCCTCAATACTCCCCCATTGGTGAGTATCACTGGTTTGATGGCGATGGAATGCTGCATGGTGTGAGAATTAGCGAGGGTAAAGCAGTTTATCGCAACCGCTATGTGCAGACGCAAAAATGGCAAGCAGAACATGACGCAGGTAAGGCAATTTTAACTGGGCTGCTAGAACCACCACAGGCTGATCATCCTCACATATCGAGAAATGCTGCCAATACTGCCTTAGTTTGGCATGGCGGGCAGTTATTAGCCGTGTGGGAAGCTGGTGCGCCTCATACAATTCAGATGCCTGAGTTAAAGACAATTGGCGAACACACATATAATGGCAAACTAAAGTCTGCTTTCACTGCCCATCCCAAAGTAGACCCAATTACTGGTGAAATGGTATTTTTTGGCTATTCGTTTATGCCGCCATATTTGCAATACGGCATAGTTTCCGCCGCAGGTGAGTTGTTATCGACTGTACCCATTGAAATTCCCGCACCTGTGATGATGCACGATTTCGCCATCACAGAAAACTATACAATTTTCATGGATTTACCCGTAACTATCCGCCCAGAACGGATGCAGCAGGGAAAACCAATGATCATGTTTGAGAGCGATCGCCCAAGTCGTTTTGGCATTCTCCCACGTCACGGCGATAACAGCAATATTCGCTGGTTTGAGAGTCCGGCTTGCTATGTGTTTCATACCCTAAACGCCTACGAACAAGGTGATGAAGTTGTACTCATAGCCTGTCGGATGAGTTCAACTTCGGTGTTGGGTTTTAGTGGTATTGATGATCCAGATGCCAATATTCCCCGACTACATCAATGGCGGTTTAACTTGAATACTGGGGCTATGTCTGAGTCTAGGTTAGATGATCACGCCGGGGAATTTCCTCGCGTTAACGAGAATTTCTTAGGGCGACAAACTCGCTATGGTTACGTTAACAAAAGCGCACCTACTCCTGTACCCTTGTTTGAAGGCGTAATGAAATACGATTTTCACAATGGTACATCCCAAATTAATCTATTTGGGCAAGGACGTTATGGCGGTGAGTCTGTATTTGCACCACGTCCCCAGGCTACCGCTGAAGATGATGGTTGGTTGATGACCTTTGTTCACGATGAGACAGCCAATACTTCTGAATTATTGGTGTTGAATGCTCAAGATATTACCGCTGAACCTGTGGCACGTGTTTTAATTCCCCAACGTGTCCCTTATGGGTTTCATGCTGCGTGGGTAACTGAAAAACAGTTGCAAGGATTTTAA
- a CDS encoding chemotaxis response regulator protein-glutamate methylesterase, whose product MPKIRVLVVDDAVLVRSRVSKILSSDPQLEVVGVAANGRIALAKIPQVNPDVVLLDVEMPEMNGLETLAALRPIYPHLAVIMFSTSTRAGATATIEALSLGASDYATKPSNLGSVEAANQHIRQELIPKIKLFGAGIPAVSPLKAIANAVVLPIPKKTAPVDVVAIGVSTGGPNALATLLCNIPADFSVPILIVQHMPPMFTKLLAERLSSKCQISVKEAVTGVTLKAGQVWLAPGDFHLIVQREGNQVCLAVHQAPPENSCRPSVDVLLRSVAQVYGARAIAVILTGMGQDGLHGCQCIREVGGQVLAQDEASSVVWGMPGFVVNAGLADQIVPLEKMAGEIMQRIHPVQRSGL is encoded by the coding sequence ATGCCAAAAATTCGGGTATTAGTTGTGGATGATGCGGTGTTGGTTCGCAGTCGCGTCAGTAAGATTTTATCCAGCGATCCGCAACTGGAGGTAGTTGGAGTTGCCGCCAATGGTCGCATTGCCTTAGCCAAGATTCCGCAAGTCAATCCTGATGTTGTCCTCTTAGATGTGGAAATGCCAGAAATGAACGGTTTGGAAACTTTGGCCGCCCTCAGACCCATTTATCCACACCTCGCAGTAATTATGTTCAGCACCTCTACCCGCGCTGGCGCAACTGCTACCATAGAAGCTCTCTCTTTAGGTGCTTCAGATTACGCCACAAAACCGAGTAATCTAGGTAGTGTGGAGGCTGCTAACCAACATATCCGCCAAGAATTAATTCCCAAAATTAAACTATTTGGTGCAGGAATCCCGGCGGTTTCGCCCTTAAAGGCGATCGCCAATGCTGTTGTTCTTCCTATCCCGAAAAAAACAGCACCAGTGGATGTGGTCGCCATTGGGGTATCTACTGGGGGGCCAAACGCTCTTGCTACACTGCTGTGTAATATACCTGCTGATTTCTCTGTTCCTATTCTGATTGTGCAACACATGCCGCCGATGTTTACAAAGCTACTCGCCGAAAGATTATCTTCTAAGTGTCAAATTTCTGTAAAGGAAGCAGTTACAGGAGTTACCTTAAAAGCTGGACAAGTGTGGTTAGCACCGGGAGATTTTCATCTGATTGTGCAGCGTGAAGGAAATCAGGTGTGTCTAGCTGTTCATCAAGCACCTCCAGAAAATTCTTGTCGCCCTTCCGTGGATGTACTGTTGCGTTCAGTAGCCCAAGTTTATGGTGCAAGGGCGATCGCAGTGATTCTTACAGGTATGGGTCAAGATGGTCTGCACGGCTGTCAATGTATTCGAGAAGTTGGCGGACAAGTGTTAGCACAAGACGAAGCTAGTAGTGTAGTCTGGGGAATGCCTGGTTTTGTCGTCAATGCCGGATTAGCAGATCAGATTGTTCCCCTTGAGAAAATGGCGGGTGAAATTATGCAGCGCATCCATCCTGTTCAAAGGTCAGGTCTGTAA
- a CDS encoding chemotaxis protein CheA, with translation MELTEIDNDDMEAFLLESNESLSEIERDIIELEKASVNREALERIYRSLHTLKGNCGFLPFPKLESLAHAGESLISCLRESAKQSLVNSDRNFAVTQPIISTLLQTVDSIRQLLSQIKTTTQEGSDDYSTLIRDLAKLEQTQQVVTILQSSPATEPIETATTITGSESAYIRVNVSLLDQMMNLVGELVLNRNQVMGFSQKYQDSSFSATCQRLNLITSQLQEGVMKTRLQPISTIWQKFPRVIRDLAIAHGKQVVVEMQGAETEVDKSIIEAIKDPLTHLVRNCIDHGIELPTERSAAGKQTTGKIFLQAFYENSKVNIEIGDDGRGLFPAQLKMRAQQLGLVSPAQAKTMNDAEAINLIFLPEFSTSQQVTSLSGRGVGMDIVKSNIDKINGSIEIDSQPGIGTTFKLKIPLTLTIIPALIVNSHGDRYAIPQASLEELVYLEPEQALKQIETFYDVPVYPLRGNLIPLVYLNQVLHPSSPPHSVLSTQQAAQPSLQPTALVLVVIQSDYYQFGLILDAVEDIQDIVVKPLGKQLKALSLFTGATIMGDGRVALILDAVNLAKQAGIHEKKQLLASIFGANIPTEVEERQLILLFQGTQSALMGIPVAIAFRLEEIQRHAVEKVGNQDVVRSSGRILPIIDLKNIFPDDTKPSQETETLQLVIVSPNAELSVGLVVERILDIVEEPLTIQGIPSRPGVLFCAVIQGQITEILDVEAVIKIANPYLLQVSDRG, from the coding sequence ATGGAGTTAACAGAAATTGACAACGATGATATGGAAGCATTTCTCTTGGAAAGCAATGAGAGTTTGTCCGAAATTGAAAGAGACATCATTGAGCTTGAGAAAGCATCTGTTAATCGAGAAGCTTTAGAGCGGATTTATCGCTCGCTCCATACACTCAAAGGAAACTGTGGATTTTTGCCATTTCCCAAGTTAGAGTCACTGGCTCATGCGGGAGAAAGTTTAATTTCATGTTTGCGTGAGAGTGCAAAGCAATCATTAGTTAACAGCGATCGCAACTTTGCTGTTACACAACCAATCATCAGCACCTTATTACAAACAGTAGATAGCATCCGTCAGCTGTTATCGCAGATTAAAACTACCACACAAGAAGGCAGTGATGATTATTCTACACTTATTCGTGATTTAGCGAAATTAGAACAAACTCAACAGGTAGTTACCATCTTACAATCATCTCCAGCGACCGAACCGATTGAAACAGCAACTACAATCACAGGCTCAGAATCAGCTTATATCCGCGTGAATGTGAGTTTGCTAGATCAGATGATGAATCTAGTCGGTGAACTGGTTTTAAACCGGAATCAAGTGATGGGATTTTCCCAGAAATATCAAGATAGTAGCTTTAGTGCGACTTGTCAGCGGCTCAACTTGATTACATCCCAGTTGCAAGAAGGAGTGATGAAAACTCGACTGCAACCAATTAGTACTATTTGGCAAAAATTCCCGCGAGTAATTCGAGATTTAGCGATCGCACATGGTAAACAAGTTGTAGTAGAAATGCAAGGTGCAGAGACAGAAGTCGATAAAAGTATTATTGAAGCTATCAAAGATCCCTTAACTCATTTAGTCCGCAACTGTATTGATCATGGCATTGAATTGCCAACCGAGCGCAGTGCTGCTGGGAAACAAACCACAGGAAAGATTTTTTTGCAAGCCTTTTATGAAAACAGCAAAGTTAACATTGAAATCGGTGACGATGGACGCGGTTTATTTCCAGCACAACTCAAAATGCGGGCGCAGCAACTAGGTTTAGTAAGTCCTGCACAAGCAAAGACAATGAATGATGCAGAAGCTATAAATTTAATTTTTTTACCAGAATTTTCCACCTCCCAACAAGTGACAAGCCTCTCTGGGCGAGGGGTAGGGATGGATATTGTCAAAAGTAATATTGATAAAATTAACGGCAGCATTGAAATTGATAGTCAGCCGGGAATAGGAACCACCTTTAAACTAAAAATTCCCCTGACATTAACAATTATCCCCGCATTAATTGTGAACAGTCATGGCGATCGCTATGCTATCCCCCAAGCCAGCCTGGAAGAATTAGTTTACTTAGAACCAGAGCAAGCACTCAAACAAATTGAAACATTCTACGACGTACCCGTATATCCCCTGCGAGGAAATCTCATCCCCTTAGTTTACCTCAATCAAGTCCTACACCCATCAAGCCCTCCCCACTCAGTACTCAGCACTCAGCAAGCTGCTCAACCCTCCCTACAGCCAACAGCACTAGTCTTAGTAGTTATCCAATCCGACTACTACCAATTTGGGCTAATTTTAGACGCAGTTGAAGACATTCAAGATATCGTTGTCAAACCTTTAGGAAAGCAATTAAAAGCCCTATCTCTGTTTACGGGAGCTACAATTATGGGCGATGGCAGAGTAGCATTAATTCTTGATGCGGTAAATTTGGCAAAACAAGCGGGAATACATGAAAAAAAACAACTATTGGCGAGTATTTTCGGTGCAAACATCCCAACAGAAGTAGAGGAACGTCAATTAATTTTACTGTTTCAAGGAACTCAAAGTGCATTGATGGGGATTCCGGTGGCGATCGCTTTTCGGTTAGAAGAAATTCAGCGTCATGCTGTCGAAAAAGTGGGGAATCAAGATGTTGTCCGGTCTTCTGGCAGAATTTTGCCTATAATCGACCTGAAAAACATCTTTCCTGACGATACAAAGCCTAGTCAAGAAACCGAGACACTGCAATTAGTGATTGTCTCTCCCAATGCCGAACTGAGTGTGGGCTTAGTAGTTGAACGCATTCTTGATATTGTAGAAGAACCACTGACAATTCAAGGTATCCCTAGTAGACCTGGAGTTTTGTTTTGTGCTGTCATTCAAGGGCAAATCACAGAAATATTAGATGTTGAGGCTGTGATTAAGATTGCTAACCCCTATTTGTTGCAAGTGAGCGATCGTGGCTGA
- a CDS encoding response regulator → MSLVLIIDDAAFSRRMIRKFLQADGYEILEATNGREGLEIVHKHQPNCVLADLLMPDMNGFEFLQALQDEGLKIPTIIISADIQEGARNQSYNLGAVNFINKPPKEQQLREVVQQAINTKE, encoded by the coding sequence ATGAGCTTAGTGTTAATTATTGACGATGCAGCCTTTTCGCGGAGAATGATTCGCAAGTTTCTGCAAGCCGATGGTTATGAAATATTAGAAGCAACTAATGGGCGTGAAGGATTAGAAATAGTTCACAAACATCAGCCTAATTGTGTATTGGCTGATTTACTTATGCCAGATATGAATGGATTTGAATTTCTCCAAGCTTTACAAGATGAAGGGTTAAAAATTCCCACAATTATCATTTCGGCAGATATTCAAGAAGGCGCACGTAATCAAAGCTATAACTTAGGAGCAGTTAACTTTATCAATAAACCACCAAAAGAACAACAATTACGCGAAGTGGTTCAGCAAGCTATAAATACAAAGGAATAA
- a CDS encoding chemotaxis protein CheW, producing the protein MAEQQLCTFWLNKIYFGIDVRHVQEVIRPQVLTRVPLTPPDICGLINLRGQIITVIDLQQRLDMGESARRNTQLEAPLGFNIVVCSDHEVVSLLVDDVGDVLEFPENTFQSPPATLKGRMRQILAGAYPIAEGFLLVVDTEKILNVKVI; encoded by the coding sequence GTGGCTGAACAACAACTCTGCACTTTTTGGTTAAATAAAATTTACTTTGGCATTGATGTGCGGCATGTTCAAGAAGTGATTCGTCCCCAAGTTCTAACTCGTGTACCTTTAACACCGCCAGATATTTGTGGATTAATTAACTTGCGCGGCCAAATTATTACTGTCATCGATTTACAGCAGCGATTAGATATGGGTGAGTCAGCCAGGCGGAACACTCAGCTAGAAGCACCCCTGGGGTTTAATATCGTTGTATGTTCTGATCATGAAGTAGTCAGTTTACTTGTTGATGATGTTGGAGATGTTTTAGAATTTCCCGAAAACACCTTTCAATCTCCACCCGCAACCCTAAAAGGTAGAATGCGTCAGATACTGGCGGGAGCTTACCCAATTGCAGAAGGATTTTTGTTAGTTGTTGACACTGAAAAAATTCTCAACGTTAAAGTCATTTAG
- a CDS encoding DOMON-like domain-containing protein, with amino-acid sequence MNEQKFSLQPFKSGNLLPNVQITGNIARNDHQLTITYNLRGDLTEIIIASPSDTPTRKDELWQDTCFEFFVGLKDSQRYWEFNLSPAGHWNLYRFAGYRQGMQVETAFTFLPFSVEHQAEILTLNLDVDLAKIVPSEQAIDVAITTVVKQKNHQVSYWALAHTGAEADFHLRDSFFIRL; translated from the coding sequence ATGAACGAGCAGAAATTCAGTTTGCAACCCTTTAAATCTGGTAATTTGCTCCCGAATGTGCAAATTACAGGTAATATCGCCCGAAATGATCATCAACTGACGATTACTTACAACCTCCGCGGCGATTTAACAGAAATTATCATTGCTTCACCATCTGATACACCAACCCGCAAAGATGAACTGTGGCAAGATACCTGCTTTGAGTTTTTTGTGGGGCTGAAAGACTCTCAACGTTATTGGGAATTTAACCTCTCTCCTGCTGGACACTGGAATCTCTATCGTTTTGCTGGCTATCGTCAAGGAATGCAAGTAGAAACAGCTTTTACTTTTCTGCCATTCTCAGTGGAACATCAGGCTGAGATTTTAACCCTGAATTTAGATGTGGATTTGGCTAAAATTGTGCCTTCAGAGCAAGCTATTGATGTCGCAATTACGACTGTGGTAAAACAAAAAAACCATCAAGTGTCTTACTGGGCATTAGCTCATACAGGTGCTGAAGCTGACTTTCATTTGCGGGATAGTTTTTTCATTCGGTTGTGA